The following are encoded together in the Citrus sinensis cultivar Valencia sweet orange chromosome 1, DVS_A1.0, whole genome shotgun sequence genome:
- the LOC102608676 gene encoding chromatin modification-related protein eaf6 isoform X1: protein MSLRQQRGNSNPAATLAALVSKRSRFQDELRNIENQVYELETSYLQDIGQFGNAFKGFEGFLSSGKNTSNFKRPRKLQPEDRIFSLSSVTSPAAEELGVRRDDGRFDYGAGRSKGGNLPSNGQGKPKRGRTAPTPRDGKRNRTTSEPDFDDDDDPDMISR from the exons atgtctttacGGCAGCAAAGAGGGAATTCAAATCCCGCGGCCACGCTTGCAGCTCTCGTCAGCAAGAGAAGCAGGTTCCAAGATGAGCTGCGTAATATTGAAAATCAG GTATATGAGTTAGAGACAAGTTACTTGCAAGATATAGGCCAATTTGGAAATGCATTCAAAGGTTTTGAagggtttctttcttctgGCAAGAACACTTCAAA CTTCAAGAGGCCTAGGAAATTACAGCCTGAAGATAGAATCTTTTCTTTGTCCTCAGTTACTTCACCTGCG GCTGAAGAACTTGGAGTTAGGCGTGATG ATGGAAGATTCGATTATGGCGCTGGTAGGTCTAAGGGTGGAAACTTGCCTTCTAACGGACA GGGTAAACCAAAGAGGGGGAGAACGGCACCGACACCAAGAGATGGGAAGAGAAACAGGACAACAAGTGAACcagattttgatgatgatgatgacccAGATATGATCTCGAGATGA
- the LOC102608676 gene encoding uncharacterized protein LOC102608676 isoform X2, with translation MSLRQQRGNSNPAATLAALVSKRSRFQDELRNIENQVYELETSYLQDIGQFGNAFKGFEGFLSSGKNTSNFKRPRKLQPEDRIFSLSSVTSPAIHATNVLCYRKFYLTNVFNPKGIFFCIIRTLQFMTTGMLERDSYIASKKKKNTALYVV, from the exons atgtctttacGGCAGCAAAGAGGGAATTCAAATCCCGCGGCCACGCTTGCAGCTCTCGTCAGCAAGAGAAGCAGGTTCCAAGATGAGCTGCGTAATATTGAAAATCAG GTATATGAGTTAGAGACAAGTTACTTGCAAGATATAGGCCAATTTGGAAATGCATTCAAAGGTTTTGAagggtttctttcttctgGCAAGAACACTTCAAA CTTCAAGAGGCCTAGGAAATTACAGCCTGAAGATAGAATCTTTTCTTTGTCCTCAGTTACTTCACCTGCG ATTCACGCAACTAATGTTCTATGTTATCGAAAATTTTACCTCACAAATGTATTTAACCCAAAAGGGATATTTTTCTGCATAATCAGGACTCTCCAATTTATGACAACTGGCATGTTAGAAAGGGATAGCTATATcgcttccaaaaaaaaaaaaaatactgcaCTCTATGTAGTTTGA
- the LOC102608961 gene encoding actin-depolymerizing factor → MSFRGTNASSGMGVADHSKSTYLELQRKKVHRYVIFKIDEKKKEVVVEKTGGPAESYDDFTASLPDNDCRYAVYDFDFVTSENCQKSKIFFIAWSPDVSRIRAKMLYATSKDRFRRELDGIHYEIQATDPSEMDLEVIRDRAR, encoded by the exons ATGTCTTTCAGAGGG ACAAATGCATCTTCTGGAATGGGAGTTGCTGATCACAGCAAGAGCACATACCTAGAGTTGCAGAGGAAGAAAGTACATCGGTATGTGATTTTTAAGATTgatgagaagaaaaaggagGTAGTGGTTGAAAAGACTGGAGGCCCAGCTGAGAGCTATGACGATTTCACTGCATCTTTGCCGGATAATGACTGTCGTTATGCAGTTTATGACTTTGATTTTGTGACCTCAGAGAATTGTCAGAAAAGCAAGATCTTTTTCATTGCATG GTCTCCTGACGTGTCCCGAATCCGAGCTAAGATGCTGTATGCAACATCAAAGGACAGGTTCAGGAGGGAGCTGGACGGCATCCACTATGAAATTCAGGCAACTGACCCAAGTGAGATGGATCTTGAGGTGATCAGAGACCGTGCACGCTGA
- the LOC102609249 gene encoding cryptochrome-1 isoform X1 has product MGGNRTIVWFRRDLRIEDNPALAAAARDGSVFPVYIWCPKEEGQFYPGRVSRWWLKQSLSYLGQSLKSLGAELVLFKTESTLAALLECISAIKATKVVFNHLYDPVSLVRDHSIKEKLVELGISVQSYNGDLLYEPWEIYDERGHAFTTFDAYWDKCLQMQMEPASILPPWRLVQAAGTIDGCSIEDLGLEDESEKSSNALLGRGWSPGWSNADKVLTEFVEQHLLRYYKNRQKLGGNSTSLLSPYLHFGELSVRKVFQCLWMKQILWAKEENFEGKESVTFFLRAMGLREYSRYLCFNFPFTHERPLLSNLKYFPWHADLGNFKAWRQGRTGYPLVDAGMRELWATGWIHNRIRVIVSSFAVKVLLLPWRWGMKYFWDTLLDADLECDILGWQYISGSLPDGHELERLDSPEIQGSKFDPEGEYVRQWLPELARMPTEWIHHPWDAPPNVLKAAGVELGLNYPKPIIDLDLGRERLTQAIFKMWEMEAADNATDSNGTNEVVFDNSDRIQTPAIPQVVLREKSTCPTISSNDQKVPSFQNGKNNLPSRKRPKNVEEERQYPDELYSCKNEAGNSGAHDDFCSTAESSAAKRQTTTNISFSVPHSFSLSEGKALQEYRSSDVNRPWQEQIDREQNSSNDGAMRY; this is encoded by the exons ATGGGTGGCAATAGGACCATAGTATGGTTTAGAAGGGATCTTAGGATTGAGGACAATCCTGCATTAGCTGCTGCTGCAAGGGATGGCAGCGTTTTTCCAGTCTATATATGGTGCCCTAAAGAAGAAGGACAATTCTACCCAGGTCGGGTATCAAGGTGGTGGCTGAAGCAGTCTCTTTCTTACTTGGGACAATCACTAAAATCTCTTGGTGCTGAACTTGTGCTGTTCAAAACCGAGAGTACTCTTGCTGCTCTTTTGGAGTGTATCAGTGCCATTAAGGCGACAAAAGTAGTATTCAACCATCTTTATG ATCCTGTGTCGCTTGTTCGTGATCACAGCATCAAAGAAAAGCTGGTGGAGCTTGGTATTTCAGTGCAAAGTTATAATGGAGATTTGTTATATGAACCTTGGGAGATATATGATGAGAGAGGACATGCTTTTACAACTTTTGATGCATATTGGGATAAGTGTTTGCAGATGCAAATGGAACCTGCTTCAATTCTTCCTCCATGGCGTTTGGTGCAAGCTGCAG GAACCATTGATGGATGTTCTATTGAGGATTTAGGTCTTGAAGATGAATCTGAAAAATCAAGTAATGCCTTATTAGGAAGAGGATGGTCTCCAGGTTGGAGCAATGCAGATAAGGTTCTGACTGAATTTGTTGAACAGCACCTCCTTCGCTATTATAAGAATAGGCAAAAACTTGGAGGGAACTCCACTTCACTTTTGTCTCCGTATCTTCATTTTGGAGAGCTAAGTGTGAGGAAGGTTTTTCAATGTTTATGGATGAAGCAGATATTGTGGGCAAAAGAAGAGAACTTTGAAGGAAAAGAGAGTGTGACCTTTTTTCTTAGGGCCATGGGACTTAGAGAATATTCCCGATATCTATGTTTTAACTTTCCATTCACTCACGAGAGACCATTACTGAGTAACTTGAAATACTTTCCTTGGCATGCTGACTTGGGTAATTTTAAGGCTTGGAGACAGGGTAGAACTGGTTACCCACTGGTGGATGCTGGAATGAGAGAACTCTGGGCTACGGGCTGGATACATAACAGAATAAGAGTGATAGTTTCAAGTTTTGCGGTGAAGGTCCTGCTTCTTCCGTGGAGATGGGGGATGAAGTACTTTTGGGACACTCTTTTGGATGCTGATCTGGAATGCGACATCCTTGGTTGGCAGTATATCTCTGGGAGCTTACCGGACGGCCATGAGCTTGAACGATTAGACAGCCCAGAG ATTCAAGGGTCAAAATTTGATCCGGAGGGTGAGTATGTAAGACAGTGGCTACCTGAGCTAGCAAGAATGCCAACAGAGTGGATACATCATCCTTGGGACGCGCCCCCGAATGTTCTTAAAGCTGCTGGGGTTGAGTTGGGATTAAACTATCCAAAACCTATTATTGATTTAGACTTGGGTAGAGAACGTTTAACTCAAGCTATATTCAAGATGTGGGAAATGGAAGCTGCTGACAATGCTACAGACTCAAATGGGACAAATGAAGTTGTTTTTGATAATTCTGATCGGATTCAAACTCCGGCCATTCCACAAGTTGTCTTGAGGGAAAAGAGCACTTGTCCAACTATTTCATCTAATGATCAGAAGGTGCCCTCGTTTCAGAATGGCAAGAATAATCTACCTAGTAGAAAGAGACCAAAAAATGTGGAAGAAGAACGGCAATACCCAGATGAATTGTATAGTTGCAAGAACGAAGCTGGGAACTCTGGAGCACATGACGACTTCTGCTCCACAGCTGAATCTTCAGCGGCTAAGAGGCAAACCACGACcaacatttcattttctgttccccactctttttctttgtcagAAGGGAAGGCTTTGCAAGAGTACCGGTCTTCTGATGTCAACCGGCCATGGCAAGAACAAATTGACAGAGAACAGAATTCAAGCAATGATG GAGCTATGAGATATTAA
- the LOC102609249 gene encoding cryptochrome-1 isoform X2, protein MGGNRTIVWFRRDLRIEDNPALAAAARDGSVFPVYIWCPKEEGQFYPGRVSRWWLKQSLSYLGQSLKSLGAELVLFKTESTLAALLECISAIKATKVVFNHLYDPVSLVRDHSIKEKLVELGISVQSYNGDLLYEPWEIYDERGHAFTTFDAYWDKCLQMQMEPASILPPWRLVQAAGTIDGCSIEDLGLEDESEKSSNALLGRGWSPGWSNADKVLTEFVEQHLLRYYKNRQKLGGNSTSLLSPYLHFGELSVRKVFQCLWMKQILWAKEENFEGKESVTFFLRAMGLREYSRYLCFNFPFTHERPLLSNLKYFPWHADLGNFKAWRQGRTGYPLVDAGMRELWATGWIHNRIRVIVSSFAVKVLLLPWRWGMKYFWDTLLDADLECDILGWQYISGSLPDGHELERLDSPEIQGSKFDPEGEYVRQWLPELARMPTEWIHHPWDAPPNVLKAAGVELGLNYPKPIIDLDLGRERLTQAIFKMWEMEAADNATDSNGTNEVVFDNSDRIQTPAIPQVVLREKSTCPTISSNDQKVPSFQNGKNNLPSRKRPKNVEEERQYPDELYSCKNEAGNSGAHDDFCSTAESSAAKRQTTTNISFSVPHSFSLSEGKALQEYRSSDVNRPWQEQIDREQNSSNDDSV, encoded by the exons ATGGGTGGCAATAGGACCATAGTATGGTTTAGAAGGGATCTTAGGATTGAGGACAATCCTGCATTAGCTGCTGCTGCAAGGGATGGCAGCGTTTTTCCAGTCTATATATGGTGCCCTAAAGAAGAAGGACAATTCTACCCAGGTCGGGTATCAAGGTGGTGGCTGAAGCAGTCTCTTTCTTACTTGGGACAATCACTAAAATCTCTTGGTGCTGAACTTGTGCTGTTCAAAACCGAGAGTACTCTTGCTGCTCTTTTGGAGTGTATCAGTGCCATTAAGGCGACAAAAGTAGTATTCAACCATCTTTATG ATCCTGTGTCGCTTGTTCGTGATCACAGCATCAAAGAAAAGCTGGTGGAGCTTGGTATTTCAGTGCAAAGTTATAATGGAGATTTGTTATATGAACCTTGGGAGATATATGATGAGAGAGGACATGCTTTTACAACTTTTGATGCATATTGGGATAAGTGTTTGCAGATGCAAATGGAACCTGCTTCAATTCTTCCTCCATGGCGTTTGGTGCAAGCTGCAG GAACCATTGATGGATGTTCTATTGAGGATTTAGGTCTTGAAGATGAATCTGAAAAATCAAGTAATGCCTTATTAGGAAGAGGATGGTCTCCAGGTTGGAGCAATGCAGATAAGGTTCTGACTGAATTTGTTGAACAGCACCTCCTTCGCTATTATAAGAATAGGCAAAAACTTGGAGGGAACTCCACTTCACTTTTGTCTCCGTATCTTCATTTTGGAGAGCTAAGTGTGAGGAAGGTTTTTCAATGTTTATGGATGAAGCAGATATTGTGGGCAAAAGAAGAGAACTTTGAAGGAAAAGAGAGTGTGACCTTTTTTCTTAGGGCCATGGGACTTAGAGAATATTCCCGATATCTATGTTTTAACTTTCCATTCACTCACGAGAGACCATTACTGAGTAACTTGAAATACTTTCCTTGGCATGCTGACTTGGGTAATTTTAAGGCTTGGAGACAGGGTAGAACTGGTTACCCACTGGTGGATGCTGGAATGAGAGAACTCTGGGCTACGGGCTGGATACATAACAGAATAAGAGTGATAGTTTCAAGTTTTGCGGTGAAGGTCCTGCTTCTTCCGTGGAGATGGGGGATGAAGTACTTTTGGGACACTCTTTTGGATGCTGATCTGGAATGCGACATCCTTGGTTGGCAGTATATCTCTGGGAGCTTACCGGACGGCCATGAGCTTGAACGATTAGACAGCCCAGAG ATTCAAGGGTCAAAATTTGATCCGGAGGGTGAGTATGTAAGACAGTGGCTACCTGAGCTAGCAAGAATGCCAACAGAGTGGATACATCATCCTTGGGACGCGCCCCCGAATGTTCTTAAAGCTGCTGGGGTTGAGTTGGGATTAAACTATCCAAAACCTATTATTGATTTAGACTTGGGTAGAGAACGTTTAACTCAAGCTATATTCAAGATGTGGGAAATGGAAGCTGCTGACAATGCTACAGACTCAAATGGGACAAATGAAGTTGTTTTTGATAATTCTGATCGGATTCAAACTCCGGCCATTCCACAAGTTGTCTTGAGGGAAAAGAGCACTTGTCCAACTATTTCATCTAATGATCAGAAGGTGCCCTCGTTTCAGAATGGCAAGAATAATCTACCTAGTAGAAAGAGACCAAAAAATGTGGAAGAAGAACGGCAATACCCAGATGAATTGTATAGTTGCAAGAACGAAGCTGGGAACTCTGGAGCACATGACGACTTCTGCTCCACAGCTGAATCTTCAGCGGCTAAGAGGCAAACCACGACcaacatttcattttctgttccccactctttttctttgtcagAAGGGAAGGCTTTGCAAGAGTACCGGTCTTCTGATGTCAACCGGCCATGGCAAGAACAAATTGACAGAGAACAGAATTCAAGCAATGATG ACAGCGTTTGA
- the LOC102609528 gene encoding phosphoenolpyruvate carboxylase kinase 1-like has protein sequence MTEALNREYQVCEEIGRGRFGTVFRCTSWISGESFAVKSIDKRLISGDSLDSQCILTEPKILQLLTPHHNIVQIFAVYEDQFHLHIVLELCDSQDLYHRIIDKGVFSESESKPIVKQLVQAISHMHKAGVVHRDLKPDNILFSSEDTVKISDFGSADIVGGGEVVAMRGVVGTPYYVAPEVLAGMEYNEKVDVWSCGVILYVMLAGFPPFYGESVTDIFDAVLRGNLRFPTRAFHSVSPLAKDLLRRMLSKDVSRRFSADQVLRHQWMQ, from the exons ATGACTGAAGCCCTGAACAGAGAATACCAAGTCTGCGAAGAGATCGGCCGGGGACGATTCGGCACCGTTTTCAGGTGCACCTCATGGATCTCCGGCGAGTCCTTCGCCGTGAAATCCATCGACAAGCGTTTAATCTCCGGCGACTCCCTCGACTCCCAATGCATCCTCACGGAGCCTAAAATCCTCCAACTCCTCACTCCTCACCACAACATCGTCCAAATCTTCGCCGTTTACGAGGACCAGTTCCACCTCCACATTGTGCTGGAGCTCTGCGACTCGCAGGATCTGTACCACCGGATCATCGACAAAGGCGTCTTCTCGGAATCGGAGTCGAAGCCGATAGTGAAGCAGCTGGTTCAGGCGATTTCTCACATGCACAAGGCCGGCGTCGTACACCGCGATCTGAAGCCGGACAACATCCTATTCTCGTCGGAGGACACCGTGAAGATATCGGACTTCGGATCGGCGGACATCGTCGGAGGGGGCGAGGTGGTGGCGATGAGAGGAGTGGTCGGGACGCCGTATTACGTGGCGCCGGAGGTCCTGGCGGGGATGGAGTACAACGAGAAGGTGGATGTCTGGAGCTGCGGCGTTATTCTGTACGTAATGTTAGCGGGATTTCCGCCGTTTTACGGGGAGTCCGTTACGGACATATTCGACGCCGTTTTGAGAGGGAATCTCAGGTTCCCGACTCGCGCGTTTCACTCCGTTTCGCCCCTGGCCAAGGATTTGCTCCGAAGGATGCTCTCCAAAGATGTCTCCAGAAGATTCTCGGCCGACCAAGTTCTCA GACATCAATGGATGCAGTGA
- the LOC102609811 gene encoding low affinity inorganic phosphate transporter 1 — protein MAKDQLQVLNALDVAKTQWYHFTAIVIAGMGFFTDAYDLFCISLVTKLLGRIYYYKEGSDSPGTLPDNVASAVNGVALCGTLAGQLFFGWLGDKMGRKRVYGMTLMMMVICSLASGLSFGKEPKAVMITLCFFRFWLGFGIGGDYPLSATIMSEYANKKTRGAFIAAVFAMQGFGILSGGMVAIIVSAAFKANFPAPIYSANPAASTVPEADYIWRIILMFGAIPALLTYYWRMKMPETARYTALVAKNAKQAAADMSKVLQVELEAEQEKVEQEKGKNDFGLFSAKFVRRHGLHLIGTTVTWFLLDVAYYSQNLFQKDIFTAIGWIPKAKTMNAIEEVYKIARAQTLIALCSTVPGYWFTVALIDKIGRFAIQLMGFFFMTVFMFALAIPYHHWTLPDHRIGFVVLYSLTFFFSNFGPNTTTFVVPAEIFPARLRSTCHGISAASGKAGAIVGAFGFLYLADTSGVKKALLILGGANFLGMLFTFLVPESKGKSLEEMSGEAEEEKGTTATVPV, from the coding sequence ATGGCCAAGGATCAACTGCAAGTGCTTAATGCACTTGATGTTGCTAAGACGCAATGGTACCATTTCACAGCAATTGTGATTGCTGGCATGGGATTTTTCACTGATGCATATGACCTCTTTTGCATATCCCTTGTCACCAAATTACTCGGTCGCATTTACTACTACAAGGAAGGTTCTGATTCCCCTGGCACTCTCCCTGATAATGTGGCTTCGGCTGTTAATGGTGTTGCACTCTGTGGCACCCTCGCAGGCCAGCTCTTCTTTGGCTGGCTTGGTGACAAAATGGGCCGAAAACGCGTCTATGGCATGACCCTTATGATGATGGTCATTTGCTCACTTGCCTCTGGCCTTTCTTTTGGCAAAGAACCCAAAGCTGTTATGATTACACTCTGTTTCTTTCGCTTCTGGCTAGGCTTCGGCATTGGTGGTGACTATCCACTTTCTGCTACAATCATGTCCGAGTATGCCAACAAGAAGACTCGTGGTGCCTTCATTGCTGCTGTTTTTGCTATGCAAGGGTTTGGGATTTTGTCTGGCGGCATGGTTGCGATTATAGTTTCTGCAGCGTTTAAGGCCAATTTCCCTGCCCCAATCTATTCAGCGAATCCAGCTGCATCAACTGTCCCGGAAGCTGATTACATTTGGCGTATAATCCTCATGTTTGGTGCAATTCCAGCTTTGCTGACTTACTACTGGCGTATGAAGATGCCCGAGACTGCACGGTACACTGCCTTGGTTGCCAAGAATGCTAAGCAAGCTGCTGCTGATATGTCAAAAGTGCTTCAGGTTGAATTGGAAGCAGAGCAGGAGAAAGTTGAGCAGGAAAAAGGCAAGAATGACTTTGGTTTGTTTAGCGCAAAGTTTGTTCGCCGCCATGGACTTCACTTGATTGGAACCACAGTCACCTGGTTTTTGTTGGACGTTGCATACTACAGTCAGAACCTATTCCAAAAGGACATTTTCACTGCCATTGGTTGGATTCCTAAGGCCAAAACCATGAATGCAATTGAAGAAGTATACAAAATTGCTAGGGCACAAACGCTCATTGCTCTTTGCAGCACTGTGCCTGGATACTGGTTCACTGTGGCATTAATCGACAAGATAGGAAGATTTGCCATTCAATTGATGGGTTTCTTCTTCATGACAGTCTTCATGTTTGCATTAGCCATTCCTTATCATCACTGGACTTTGCCGGATCACCGAATTGGGTTTGTTGTGCTCTACTCACTGaccttcttcttctccaaCTTTGGCCCCAATACCACCACATTTGTTGTTCCGGCTGAGATTTTCCCGGCGAGGCTAAGGTCAACTTGCCATGGCATATCAGCTGCATCTGGCAAAGCGGGGGCCATTGTGGGTGCATTCGGGTTCTTGTACTTAGCAGACACAAGTGGGGTGAAAAAAGCACTCCTAATTCTCGGTGGAGCCAACTTCTTAGGCATGTTGTTTACGTTCTTGGTACCGGAATCAAAGGGAAAATCATTGGAAGAAATGTCAGGTGAAGCTGAGGAAGAGAAAGGGACAACAGCAACAGTTCCAGTTTAA